Below is a window of Cytobacillus firmus DNA.
GATTCCCTCTGACATTGTGTTTGGCTCGGGCACAAACTGATAGGTCAGAAAATGCTGCAGGGAGTCATAGTTTAATACATCATTCTGAAGTGCCAATAGAATGCTCTTCTTCTCTGATCCAAAGAACGTGCGGTCTCCCTTATCGTAATAAAAGAAAGGTTTAATCCCAAATGGATCTCTGGCTCCATATAAAGACTGCTCCTGTTTATCCCATATGACAAACGCAAACATACCGCGCAATTTTTCAACAGCTTTTTCTTTCATATGGCTGTAAAGGGCAATGATGACTTCTGTATCTGAGCTTGTTTCAAAGCTTAGGCCAGCTTTGAGAAGTTCTTCACGAAGTTCCACATAGTTGTAGATTTCACCATTAAAGATAATCCAATAACGCTCATTCTCGTAAGTCAGCGGCTGGTGTCCGCTTTCAATATCGATAATGCTAAGCCGGCGGAAGCCAAATTGAATATGATCATCAAAATAGTATCCTGAGTCATCCGGACCCCGGTGTGTAATGATATCATTCATATTTTGAAATTGTTCTTTATCTGCGTCACGGTAATTTTGTGCTTTTTCATGTACACAACCAATAAAACCACACATTATGTACGTCACCTACTCCATTCTATTCTCAATATTTAGATATAGCCTTAACGGCTCCTTTGTCTCAGAAAACATACCCTATAATACTACCACTAATCATTTATAATTAGCACGTGGATTATAAAAAAAACATGCGCGGAAAATTAAGCCATTATCCGAAGTTTACACGATAACATATAATTATAAACGACTAAAGAGCATAAAGACCGAAAAGTGAATTATCACCCTATATGTATAAAGACGCAAAAAAGAAAGCGGGAGTTACATAGTAAATGCAACTCCCACTTTTTAAATTTATTATTCAGCTTCAGAACGAAGAATTTCTGCCTTGTCAGTACGCTCCCAAGGAAGGTCAACATCTGTACGTCCGAAATGTCCGTATGCAGCTGTCTGCTTGTAAATTGGGCGGCGAAGGCCAAGCATGTTAATAATTCCTGCAGGACGAAGATCAAAATGCTTTCTTACTAAATCAACTAATACATCTTCATCCACTTTGCCGGTTCCAAATGTATCAACAGAAATTGAAACAGGCTGTGCCACACCGATTGCATAAGCAAGCTGAACTTCCACTTTTTCTGCCAAACCGGCTGCTACAATGTTCTTCGCAACATAACGTGCGGCATATGCAGCAGAGCGGTCAACCTTCGTAGGATCCTTGCCGGAGAACGCGCCGCCGCCATGGCGTGCATATCCGCCGTAGGTATCAACAATGATTTTGCGTCCAGTCAGACCAGCATCCCCTTGAGGTCCGCCGATCACAAAACGTCCAGTCGGGTTGATGAAGTACTTTGTATTCTCATCGATTAGTTCTTTTGGAACAACCGGGTTAATAACATGTTCCTTCAGGTTGCGCTGGATTTGCTCCAGGCTGATTTCAGGGTGATGCTGAGTAGAAATAACGATTGTGTCAATGCGGACAGGCTTGTCATTTTCATCATACTCAACCGTTACCTGAGTTTTTCCATCCGGACGAAGGTAAGGAAGGATCTCTTCTTTACGAACTTCAGTCAGGCGGCGGGAAAGTTTATGTGCCAAAGAAATCGGAAGAGGCATAAGCTCTTTCGTTTCGTTACAGGCAAAACCGAACATTAAGCCCTGGTCTCCTGCACCGATTGCTTCGATTTCCTGATCGCTCATTTGCCCTTCACGTGCTTCAAGTGCCTGGTCAACACCCATTGCGATATCTGCAGACTGCTCATCAATGGAAGTTAAAACTGCACATGTTTCTGAATCGAAACCGTATTTAGCACGAGTATAACCGATTTCTTTTACCGTTTCACGAACGATTTTTGGAATATCTACGTATGTAGATGTTGTGATTTCACCTGCAACTAATACAAGTCCAGTTGTTACAGAAGTCTCTGCAGCAACACGGGCATTCGCATCTTTAGCTAAAATCGCATCTAAGATTGCATCAGAAATTTGGTCACAGATTTTATCCGGATGACCTTCAGTAACTGATTCAGAAGTAAACAAACGACGTTTTGTTGACATCTGGCTTCCTCCTTATAAATAGAAAATTGAGCGAGAAATAAGAAATGGGGAAGCGGAAAAATAATTTTTCCCTGTCATTTCATGGATCTCTGTTTGATACGGAACTCATTCCCTTAGTAGTATGAAATAAACATGGAGTTTTTATTAGAAAAATAGACAGCGCCGGCAAGAATGCCAGGTATCCATAATTCATAAGCATGCCAAAAACTCACATAAATAGTACATTCCAAAAGCCGTTCATCCCATTGCCAGTTAAAAAGCGTAAGCACCCGGGGGTGCTGGAGCTAGATAAGCAAAATAAAAAACCTTCTCATTAGTGAAAAGGTTGAAAGCAAATCGATTCGCGCCTTTCACTCTTATCGTTCAAGGAATTACGTCCTTGCGTCAGGTTAGCACCTTTGCTGATTATTGCCTTTAGCAGGTTGCTGGGTTTCATAGGGCCTGTCCCTCCACCAGCTCGGGATAAGAGAGTATCCGTTCAAGGTTGAATCATACCGTATTTTATCGAACCATGTCAACAGATTTTCATTATTTTTCACCGTTAAATTTCGGCTTAAAAATGTACGCTTCCCCTTTACAGAGAACAGCTTCCATCGTCACACTTTTTCTTTAGAAACTTTTGCCTGTTTTTCGCAATCCATTTGTATACCGGATCGCCGAGAATTGCAGTGAATGGTACATATAAAAGGATGCTAATGAAAAAAGATGCAGGAAAGAGGAACAGCAGTCTCCTTACCGCATAGTACCCCTTTTTCACGCTGCCGGAGGGGGTAATAATATGAAGCTCCCTCCGCAAATCGTTTCGGGAAAATGAGATAGACCCAGGCTCTTTTTCATATTCCTGCAGTGAAATCCACTCCACTTTATTCAGCCAATCGAGTTTTTTAAGGATTCTCTTTGTTTCCTTGCATAAGGAGCATGTTCCATCATATAGGGCAATTGTCTTCATTTTAGATCAGTCCCATGGTAAAATTAACACTTTCTTCTATAATAGCATATATCGGTTATAAGGCGATTAAAGTGGATTACCTGTCCAATTGTGACAATTTAATAACAGAGACAAAAAAGTTTCGTAATAGTATAGACTAATCATTTCAATGTGTTATACTAATTTCGAGATGTAATCACTTTCATAAAAAAATCGGGAAAAAGGAAGGTATTCATCAGATGAACTCTGTAAGCATATCAAACGAATTGAGTGAATTATTAAATGGCAGCAACATTCAAGTGCAATTATCCGTTCCTCAGCTTGTGGAAAAAGTTTTAAACCGCAATGAAGGGTCCCTTACTTCCACTGGGGCTGTACGCGCTACTACAGGAAAGTATACAGGGCGTTCCCCTAAAGATAAATACATTGTTGAAGAAGCATCAAATAAAGATAAAATGGACTGGGGCAGCGTAAACCAGCCAATCTCTGAAGAAGCATTCTCTAATCTTTATAATAAAGTAATCAATTACTTAAAAGAAAAAGAAGAAGTATTTGTTTTCAAAGGCTTCGCAGGTGCTGATAAAAAACACCGCATGCCTATCCAGGTGATCAATGAATATGCATGGCATAATCTTTTTGCACACCAGTTATTCATTCGCCCGGCAGAAGACGAGCTATTGGATCATCAGGCAGAGTTCACAGTCATTTCTGCTCCTAATTTCAAAGCAGACCCTGCTGTTGACGGCACAAAGTCAGAAACATTCATTATCATTTCATTTGAGCGCCGCACTGTTTTAATTGGCGGAACAGAATATGCAGGTGAAATGAAAAAGTCCATCTTCTCTGTTATGAACTATATGCTTCCAGAAAACGGAATCCTTCCGATGCACTGTTCATCAAACGTTGGACGTGAAGGTGATGTGGCTTTATTCTTTGGCTTATCCGGAACAGGAAAAACAACTTTATCTGCAGATCCGAACCGCAAGCTGATCGGTGATGACGAGCATGGCTGGTCTGCGAATGGAGTCTTCAATATTGAGGGCGGATGCTACGCGAAATGCATCAACTTATCCCGTGAAAAAGAACCGCAAATTTTTGATGCAATCCGCTTTGGAGCTGTGCTGGAAAATGTGGTGGTAAACAGCGAAACTCGGGTTGCAGATTACGATGACAGCACTTTAACTGAAAATACACGTGCGGCATACCAGCTTCAGGCCATCGATAATATCGTTGACCCAAGCATTGCCGGACACCCTAATACAATCGTATTCTTAACAGCTGACGCATTTGGCGTATTGCCTCCAATCTCTAAACTGTCAAAAGAGCAGGCAATGTACCATTTCTTAAGCGGCTATACATCCAAGCTTGCAGGAACTGAGCGCGGCATTACATCACCTCAGGCAACGTTCTCTACATGCTTTGGATCACCTTTCCTTCCGCTTCCTGCAAATCGTTATGCTGAAATGCTAGGCGAGAAAATCGATGAGCATAACGCAAAAGTCTTCCTTGTAAACACAGGATGGACTGGCGGAGAGTATGGAGTCGGCGAACGCATGAAGCTTGCCTACACCCGTGCTATGGTGGAAGCTGCACTAGAGGGTGAACTAAACAACGTAGAAACAATCAAGGACGAAATTTTCGGTCTGGAAATTCCTCAGCACGTGACAGGAGTGCCTGATGAAGTTCTTCAGCCAAACAAAACATGGGCAGATCAGGCTGCTTATGAAGCGAAAGCAAAAGAGCTTGCTGCTAAATTCCGTGAAAACTTCAAGAAGTTTACAAGCGTTTCTTCTGACATTGAAGAAAAAGGCGGACCAATTGCATAATAGAGAAAGAATTGCCGTTTGCGCGGCAATTCTTTTTTTTGAGTTTGCAGAAACATTGAACAAAAAAACGCCGGACTCTGTCCAGGCGCGCTCTTCTAGTTTGTTGAGTTTAAGGAAACAAGCTGATAAGTAATGAGTGTCTGGCTGTTTTCCCACTCCACTTTTCGGATGACTCCCATTCCGTTCAGGTCGCCGTCAATTGTTCTTTTTACTTCGACCGGGATATCGAGCGGATATAATCTATACCCTTCTTTGACAAGTGAAAAGTAATTCTCATCAAGTCTTTTTTCCCTTCCCTTTGTCACGATCATTGTGTTCAGCTCTAAAGGCATACCCATTGGTATCTCTCCTTCATTCTTTATACTTTCCTCTATTTTACCCCACCTTTTTCTGCTCTGAAAGCCTTTAAGCGAAAATCATTTGTCATTTATGACTTTTCATCCACGCACCTAAATCCTCTACCGTCTTCCGGTTTACGGCTGGCGGAAAGTAGTGGGTATAGTCAGGAAAATACCAGCTATCCACTTTTTTGTTAAGAGCCTTAAGCCTTTTTTCGAGGCGATAGGAATGCTCCACCGAGACGTTATGATCCTGTTTTCCATGAATGATTAAGACAGGTGCCTGCAGCTGCTCCAGCTGAAAAAGCGGGGTGCGGTATTTATACCGTTCCGGAAACTTTGTCGGAGTTCCGCCTATTACCCGCTTCATCATTCTCCGGAGGTCCTTGCGCTCTACATAGGTGAGAAACATATCACTGACCCCTCCCCATGTTACAATGGATGCGGCTTGCGGAAACTCGATTGCAGTAAGCAATGCCATTACGCCGCCTCGGGAAAAACCAAATATATGAACTCTTTTTACCCGGGCATGCTCCTGAAGAAGAGTAAACGCAGCAAACGCGTCCTGTCTGTCCTCCCCTGCAAAGTCTTCATTTCCATCCCCTCCTTGATTTCCTCTATAAAAAGGCGCGAAAACAATAAAACCTTCACAGGCAAACTGGACAATCCGGGAAGGCCGTACTTTCCCGACATTTTTTATGCCTCCTCTCAGGTAAAGGAATCCATCATATAGCTCCTCCCCCTTTGGCTCTGCCAGCAGGCCTTTTATATGTAATCCATTTGCCTGATAAGTAACAACAGATAATTCAATTGCCGGATTTGGTGAAGGGAATCTCTGTTTATTGATGATTTGGCCGTTCCTGAATTCCATTTTCTCATCCTCCCTCTTGAGGCTTCCTTTTAGTTTGAGCTTTTAGACCTTCCTCTAAAAATATTTCCATGGGCATTCACACATTTTTTCGATCTTCATACGATATCCTAGGCTTTTTAATCTGACTTTTTAGCATAAGGGAGGTCTTATGGCTTATGAAAAAATGGATGAAAACCAGCATGCTGCTTATGCTTGCAGTGATACTGATCGTTCCATTGGCAGCCTGCGGAAAGGATGAAATGCAAACGGTCCGCATTGCTGAAGTGACACGTTCCATCTTCTATGCTCCACAATATGTAGCCCTTGAGAAAGGTTTCTTTGAAGAAGAAGGACTTAAAGTAGAGCTTACAACAACAGCCGGCGGAGATAAAACAATGACCGCGCTCCTGTCGGATAGCGCTGATATTGCGCTAGTAGGTTCAGAAACTTCCATTTACGTTTCGGCACAGGGCTCCAATGATCCGGTCATTAACTTTGCACAGCTTACCCAAACGGATGGAACATTCCTGGTTTCGCGCAATAAAATCGATAACTTTTCATGGGATATGCTGGAAGGCAAAACATTTCTAGGGCAGCGTAAAGGCGGCATGCCGCAGATGGCCGGCGAGTTTGTATTGAAAAAGCATGGCATTGACCCGCACCAGGATTTGGATTTAATCCAAAATATTGATTATGCCAATATTGCTCCAGCTTTCGCTTCCGGCACCGGTGAATTTGTCCAGCTTTTTGAACCTACTGCAAGTGTATTTGAAAAAGAAGGAAAAGGATATATTGTTGCTTCCTTTGGAACCGAGTCCGGACATATACCTTATACCACATTCATGACGAAACAAAGCTATATTGATGAAAATAAGGAAACAGTCGAGAAATTCACAAGAGCAATTTATAAAGCACAGCAATGGGTTGAGCAGCATAGCTCGAAGGAAACGGCAGAAGCTATTCAAGGATATTTTGACAACACTGAGCTTGAAATCATTGAAATGGTAGTAGACCGCTATAAGAGTCAGGGATCTTTTGCAACAGATCCTATTCTGGATACTGAAGAATGGGATAATCTGCAGAACATTATGGAAGAAGCAGGAGAGCTTCCTAAGCGCTTAGAGCATGGCACACTTGTCAACACAGAGATTGCTGAAGGGGTAATGAAGTAACTAAACGAAAGAGGAGGCCGACATGGATTTTCTGAAAGTTGATGCTGTCCACCACACTTATTTTACAAAAACCTCTGCTGTCACGGCCCTCTCCGATGTTTCGCTTGATGTGGAGGAAGGAGAATTTGTTTCCTTCCTCGGTCCAAGCGGATGCGGTAAGACAACATTGCTTTCCATCATAGCAGGCCTGTTTGAACCCACAGAAGGCACTGTCACACTTGAAGGAAAGCGGGTTGAAACAGCAGAAAATGAAATTGGCTATATGCTTCAGCAGGATTATCTTTTTCCCTGGAAGAACATTGAAGAAAATATACTGCTGGGGCTGAAAATCGGTAATAGCCTCACTCCTGATAAAAAAGCTTATGCACTGAAGCTCCTTCAGGAGATGGGACTGAAAGGTGTAGAGTCACAGTTTCCGAAGCAGCTTTCAGGGGGAATGCGCCAGCGGGTTGCCCTTGTAAGAACACTTGCAACCGGCCCAAAGCTGCTTATGCTTGATGAACCCTTTTCCGCATTGGATTATCAAACCAAACTAAAGCTTGAGGATCTGGTCTCTGACACGCTTAAATCTTTCGGAAAGACAGCCATACTGGTTACCCATGATATTGGTGAGGCAATCAGCATGAGTGATCGTGTTTTTCTCTTCTCCGCAAGGCCCGGACAGCTTCATAAGACATTTGTAATACCTAAAGAATTACGAGATGAGACCCCTTTTAACGCAAGAAATCATGAAGCATATCCAGCGATTTTTCAAACTATATGGAAGGAGCTGGAGTCCCTTGAGCCCGCAGGAGAACGTTAAATTCCTCCACCAGAAATATATCCGGTCGCTGAACCGTGAAAAGAAATGGGTCCGCTTCTATCAGGCTGTCATATTTTTCGTGTTTTTTTCAGGATGGGAGCTTGCAAGCCAAAAGCAATGGATTGACCCGCTGATTTTCAGTGCGCCTTCTAAAGTATGGGGATTATTTTTAACCAAACTACAGGATGGCACCTTGATGGTGGATTTAGGCTACACTTTGTCAGAAACGGTATTTGGGTTCATTTTGGGCACATTTTTAGGCACATTCCTGGCAGCCATCCTCTGGTGGTCACCAATGCTTTCAAAAATAGCGGATCCCTATCTGGTTGTCCTGAATTCAATGCCAAAGGTTGCTCTTGGCCCTATTTTAATTGTTGCTTTAGGCCCGAGCTTTACTTCGATCGTTGCCATGGGTGCGATTATCTCGATCATCATCACAACCATTGTCGTGTATACATCTTTCAAAGAAGTAGACCCCAATTATATTAAAGTGCTTCAGACCTTTGGGGCAAATCGATTTCAAATCTTCAGGGAAGCCATTTTGCCTGCTTCATTTCCGACCATCATTTCAACATTAAAGGTGAATGTGGGGTTATCCTGGGTAGGGGTGATCGTCGGCGAATTCCTTGTATCCTCAAAAGGTCTTGGATACATGATTATTTACGGTTTCCAAGTATTCAACTTCACCCTTGTAATGCTTTCATTGCTTGTAATTGCTGTTTTTGCAACAGTGATGTATCAGCTGGTTGAGCTCCTGGAGAGAAAACTAATTAAGAATGGTTCATAAAAAAAACGGCAAACCGCATGCCGTTTTTTATTTTTCCTTCAAAATTTTTTTTAGGCTCTTTTCAACTACCTTATCCTTCATGATGAAGCTGTATTGACTGTTCCACCTGTCTTCAAGCAGGTTTTCCCCTGTCAGGATGGGACCGTTTGTTTCAAAGTATTGATTTGTATTGTTGAGGTTTCCCACCTCTGCGAAAAAAATAGCTTTGACAAAACGCTCATTGTCCAAGTTAACTTCATATTCACCAATAAAACGCAGACTATTTAAGTCTGCTCCGGTTTCTTCATATACTTCTCTTCTGGCTGCCTCTTCAAGAGACTCACCCTGTTCTCTTTTACCCCCAGGAAATTCCCATCCCCTTTTTTTATGATTCGTCAGCAGCCATTGATCACCATAGCGGCAAATGACCAAAACGTGTTCAGGCTCTGTTTCGAATGCTCTTTTATTAAAAGACATGCGCACTTTCCCGCCGTTTTCATCCAAAAAGGTTTCCATGCTTTTCCCTCACTCGATAAGTAAATTTTGATGTTTTCATTATAAAGGTTAATCACGTTTTTAAAAACTTCTGGGGCTAAAGTATCAAATTACATATTTTTGAAACTTTTCTCCTTTTTTGCCCGTAAAATTAGGTGACTAACATAAATAGAGGAGTGTATATCTTGAAAAAGTCTCTCGCAATCCTTACCGGCTTCTTCATGATTTTAATGCTGACTGCATGTAATGAAACAGCCAAACCAGTTAATGAATCAGCAGCCGGCACAGAAAAGAAAGAAGCAAAAACTGAAGAATCTTCTGAAATGACCTTGGAGGAAGTTTTAAAGAAATCAACGGAGGCTTCGGAAGAGCTAAAAAGCTTCTCAGTTAAAATGGATATGAGCCAGGAAATGAGCTCGGGTGCTGAAGGGGAAAATATGAATATCGATTCTGTCATTGATATGGATGTCACCACAGATCCAATGGCTTTTTATCAGAAAATGACTATGTCAATGGCAGGCGCAGCAGAATCCTATGATATTGAAAGCTATTTTACGGAAGAAGGCATGTTTCTTTATGATGCAGCCGGTCAGCAATGGATGAAGTTCCCTAAAGAAATGTCTGATGATTTGCTTCAAATGTCCAGCCAGCAGACGAATCCTGGTGAGGAACTGAAGAAACTGCAGGAATTTGTGGACGATTTCACCTTTGAACAGGACACAAAAAGCTATATCCTGAAGTTGAAAGCCGATGGAGAAAAATTCAATGATTTCGTGAAGGAAACGGCAGCAGAAACGCTCCCGCCTGAATTGGCCGCCAATGGTGAAATGCTTGATAACATGAACATCAAAGGCGTGGAATATGAAATTGTGATTGATAAAGAAACTTTTTACCCAAGCGTGCTGAATATGATTATGGACATGGAAATCACGGCTGAGGGCCAAAAAATCTCCATGAAGCAGAACATGAACGGCCAATACTCAAACTATAATAAAGTTGAGGCTATTGCTGTTCCACAGGAAGTTCTTGATACAGCTGTGGAAATGGAAATGTAGAAAAGCTGAGGTGCGGCCTCAGCTTTTTATTTCTACTATTATTTATTTTAGTACTTCGAGAGCTGTCTAGCTTCAGCGCCTACCCCCTCGAGGTCACAAGCTTGTCTTGTTGCGGCTCCTAGGGACTCGAGACATAAGCCCTTCCAGAAGGAAAGAACACCTTCTTGCAGGGCTCGTCTTTTGCTTGAGGCCCGCAGGATGCGGGTCATGCAGACGTTGCCACAGGACAAGGAAAGCTACGGCAGCGATACATCGCACGACCGAAAGCGGCAGCTTTTGGGAGGACGTGGCGCTCTTAGTCTGCATTCCTTAAAAGGGCAGTCGCCTCCACATTTCGGTTTGTCTTGTTTCGGCTCCTAGGGACTCAGGGTCATAAGCCGTTTCCACAGGATGTGGCGCTTTTAGTCTGCGTTCATACGTGAGCAAGGCGCTTCCGCTATTCTATTTATGTTCCTCTTCTGTCAGGATTCCCATGCTTTCAATATGCTTTCTTGCTTCATCATCTCCAAGATTATAAATCATCCCATATATTTTTTTCATTGTGTCATCATAGGCATCATTTTCACGGTCATAGTGGTATTGAACATAAGGAACATGGGCTCTGAAAAAATTTTGCCATTCTGTTGAATAGTTCTGGTCAAAATATTCTCTTAAGGCAATAATTTCATCATCATTTGCCTCAATTTTATAATTCCAGGTGGAGTCAGTAGCACTTTGAGAAATCTCACCCGAACCAAGCGTTATATAATACGTCTTTTTATTTCCTTCCAATCCTGTCAGCCCCTTTTTTGTTCATTCCTGTGACGCAGATTCAACACCGGTCAGTTTTTCTTTACATAGCACAATATTTTTCATTTCTATAGTTATCGTATCCCACATTTATGATAAAATTATACAAAATTACGATCATTCTTCTTAAGCTGACATATACTAAGTTAAACAAATTGGAAGTCAGCTTTCCAATTTACATGTGGTGAATATTTTTCTGCATCAGGGGTATTAAATTAAGTATACTATAGAAAACCGGAGATTTTTTTAAGGAGGTGTTACCATGAAACTGATTGATGAGCTATATGAACTTTACAGGAATAAGCTGACTGGTGATGAAGAAGATATCGATATGCTCGCTTTTGCCTTCTTAGAGGAAATGGACAGGGAAGACCTGCTGAATATTATCAAGGACCTTGATAATCAGGAATTATATGATTTAATGGGGCTTTATTTGATTGAGAGCTTAAAAGGGAAATTTGCCAGTGAAAATTACGGCCAGCGCAGAAGCCCGATCATTCACCACCGGAACATACACTAAACTATACATATCCGAATTTAGAATAACGATCCATATACTCGAAGGCGGCGTGAAGCCGCTTTTTTATTTGGTCTTTTTCGTTAAAATTATTGCTTTACGTTTATCAATATTGTCCGTTGATTTCCTCTCCAGGCTGCTCAGCGAACCGCGGGGCGGGCGGTGAGCCTCCTCGACGCTGTGCGTCTGCGGTGTCTCACCTGTCCTGCTACTCCCGCAGGACTTTGAATAAGCTTCCTTGAGTAGACACCGCACTAGACACCGCACGAAGAAAATGCGATAGCATTTTCGAGGATCTCGCACCTTCCGCTCCAATCAACTCAGTAAATATAATACAAATAGCAGCAAACTTTGCGAAAAAAGCCCTTATTTTTCAAAAATAAAAAGACCAGCT
It encodes the following:
- the metK gene encoding methionine adenosyltransferase, which produces MSTKRRLFTSESVTEGHPDKICDQISDAILDAILAKDANARVAAETSVTTGLVLVAGEITTSTYVDIPKIVRETVKEIGYTRAKYGFDSETCAVLTSIDEQSADIAMGVDQALEAREGQMSDQEIEAIGAGDQGLMFGFACNETKELMPLPISLAHKLSRRLTEVRKEEILPYLRPDGKTQVTVEYDENDKPVRIDTIVISTQHHPEISLEQIQRNLKEHVINPVVPKELIDENTKYFINPTGRFVIGGPQGDAGLTGRKIIVDTYGGYARHGGGAFSGKDPTKVDRSAAYAARYVAKNIVAAGLAEKVEVQLAYAIGVAQPVSISVDTFGTGKVDEDVLVDLVRKHFDLRPAGIINMLGLRRPIYKQTAAYGHFGRTDVDLPWERTDKAEILRSEAE
- a CDS encoding thiol-disulfide oxidoreductase DCC family protein, whose amino-acid sequence is MKTIALYDGTCSLCKETKRILKKLDWLNKVEWISLQEYEKEPGSISFSRNDLRRELHIITPSGSVKKGYYAVRRLLFLFPASFFISILLYVPFTAILGDPVYKWIAKNRQKFLKKKCDDGSCSL
- the pckA gene encoding phosphoenolpyruvate carboxykinase (ATP), with the protein product MNSVSISNELSELLNGSNIQVQLSVPQLVEKVLNRNEGSLTSTGAVRATTGKYTGRSPKDKYIVEEASNKDKMDWGSVNQPISEEAFSNLYNKVINYLKEKEEVFVFKGFAGADKKHRMPIQVINEYAWHNLFAHQLFIRPAEDELLDHQAEFTVISAPNFKADPAVDGTKSETFIIISFERRTVLIGGTEYAGEMKKSIFSVMNYMLPENGILPMHCSSNVGREGDVALFFGLSGTGKTTLSADPNRKLIGDDEHGWSANGVFNIEGGCYAKCINLSREKEPQIFDAIRFGAVLENVVVNSETRVADYDDSTLTENTRAAYQLQAIDNIVDPSIAGHPNTIVFLTADAFGVLPPISKLSKEQAMYHFLSGYTSKLAGTERGITSPQATFSTCFGSPFLPLPANRYAEMLGEKIDEHNAKVFLVNTGWTGGEYGVGERMKLAYTRAMVEAALEGELNNVETIKDEIFGLEIPQHVTGVPDEVLQPNKTWADQAAYEAKAKELAAKFRENFKKFTSVSSDIEEKGGPIA
- a CDS encoding ABC transporter substrate-binding protein → MKKWMKTSMLLMLAVILIVPLAACGKDEMQTVRIAEVTRSIFYAPQYVALEKGFFEEEGLKVELTTTAGGDKTMTALLSDSADIALVGSETSIYVSAQGSNDPVINFAQLTQTDGTFLVSRNKIDNFSWDMLEGKTFLGQRKGGMPQMAGEFVLKKHGIDPHQDLDLIQNIDYANIAPAFASGTGEFVQLFEPTASVFEKEGKGYIVASFGTESGHIPYTTFMTKQSYIDENKETVEKFTRAIYKAQQWVEQHSSKETAEAIQGYFDNTELEIIEMVVDRYKSQGSFATDPILDTEEWDNLQNIMEEAGELPKRLEHGTLVNTEIAEGVMK
- the ytkD gene encoding RNA deprotection pyrophosphohydrolase — translated: METFLDENGGKVRMSFNKRAFETEPEHVLVICRYGDQWLLTNHKKRGWEFPGGKREQGESLEEAARREVYEETGADLNSLRFIGEYEVNLDNERFVKAIFFAEVGNLNNTNQYFETNGPILTGENLLEDRWNSQYSFIMKDKVVEKSLKKILKEK
- a CDS encoding alpha/beta hydrolase family protein, which encodes MEFRNGQIINKQRFPSPNPAIELSVVTYQANGLHIKGLLAEPKGEELYDGFLYLRGGIKNVGKVRPSRIVQFACEGFIVFAPFYRGNQGGDGNEDFAGEDRQDAFAAFTLLQEHARVKRVHIFGFSRGGVMALLTAIEFPQAASIVTWGGVSDMFLTYVERKDLRRMMKRVIGGTPTKFPERYKYRTPLFQLEQLQAPVLIIHGKQDHNVSVEHSYRLEKRLKALNKKVDSWYFPDYTHYFPPAVNRKTVEDLGAWMKSHK
- a CDS encoding DUF2584 domain-containing protein encodes the protein MGMPLELNTMIVTKGREKRLDENYFSLVKEGYRLYPLDIPVEVKRTIDGDLNGMGVIRKVEWENSQTLITYQLVSLNSTN
- a CDS encoding ABC transporter ATP-binding protein is translated as MDFLKVDAVHHTYFTKTSAVTALSDVSLDVEEGEFVSFLGPSGCGKTTLLSIIAGLFEPTEGTVTLEGKRVETAENEIGYMLQQDYLFPWKNIEENILLGLKIGNSLTPDKKAYALKLLQEMGLKGVESQFPKQLSGGMRQRVALVRTLATGPKLLMLDEPFSALDYQTKLKLEDLVSDTLKSFGKTAILVTHDIGEAISMSDRVFLFSARPGQLHKTFVIPKELRDETPFNARNHEAYPAIFQTIWKELESLEPAGER
- a CDS encoding DUF6612 family protein; this translates as MYILKKSLAILTGFFMILMLTACNETAKPVNESAAGTEKKEAKTEESSEMTLEEVLKKSTEASEELKSFSVKMDMSQEMSSGAEGENMNIDSVIDMDVTTDPMAFYQKMTMSMAGAAESYDIESYFTEEGMFLYDAAGQQWMKFPKEMSDDLLQMSSQQTNPGEELKKLQEFVDDFTFEQDTKSYILKLKADGEKFNDFVKETAAETLPPELAANGEMLDNMNIKGVEYEIVIDKETFYPSVLNMIMDMEITAEGQKISMKQNMNGQYSNYNKVEAIAVPQEVLDTAVEMEM
- a CDS encoding ABC transporter permease, whose amino-acid sequence is MSPQENVKFLHQKYIRSLNREKKWVRFYQAVIFFVFFSGWELASQKQWIDPLIFSAPSKVWGLFLTKLQDGTLMVDLGYTLSETVFGFILGTFLGTFLAAILWWSPMLSKIADPYLVVLNSMPKVALGPILIVALGPSFTSIVAMGAIISIIITTIVVYTSFKEVDPNYIKVLQTFGANRFQIFREAILPASFPTIISTLKVNVGLSWVGVIVGEFLVSSKGLGYMIIYGFQVFNFTLVMLSLLVIAVFATVMYQLVELLERKLIKNGS
- a CDS encoding DUF6154 family protein, whose product is MKLIDELYELYRNKLTGDEEDIDMLAFAFLEEMDREDLLNIIKDLDNQELYDLMGLYLIESLKGKFASENYGQRRSPIIHHRNIH